CCCGGTCCGTGGGTATCCCGGCGCGGCTCGTCGGCACGCCGCTATGGTCTGATAAGCGCGGGAACCACACCTGGGTGGAGATTTGGGATAAGGGGTGGCACTTCACTGGGGCGTGTGAACCCGACCCGAGCGGGCTCGACCGCGGGTGGTTCGTCGGCGCCGCAGCGCAGGCCAAGAAGGACGTCCCCGAGCACGCGATCTACGCCGCCCGTTTCAAGAAGAGCCAACAGCACTTCCCGCTCGTGTGGGCGATGAAGAACAAGAACGTGCCCGCCGAGAACGTCACCGATCACTATGCGAAACCCGCTCCCAAAGCAGAGACTTTCCGCCTCGAAGTGAAGGTGATCGACGCGAACAAGAAGCGCGTCGCCGAGAAGGTCACCGTGACCGCCACCGCCGACGCGAAGAAGGCGTTCGACGGCACCTCACGCGGTGAAACGGCCGACACGAACGACTTCCTTACGTTTGAACTGCCGCCGAACGCAGAGTTTGTCGTGAAAGTCGGCGCTACGACCAAGACCATCAAGACCGGTGCGGCCGGTGAGAAAACGCTGGTCGAGATCCAGAAGTAACTGCTTTTCCTGGGACCGCGGGCGTCCCGCCCGCACTCCCATCCCCTGATAATTCACCACAAACAATAACCACACCTCGGACGTGCGGGCGAGCTGCCCGCGCCCCGGGATTGAGGAGCTTCGATGCGCGTTTTCGCTCCCGTACTTTTCCTCATCGCGTTCGCGGCGCCCGCATCTGCGGCACCGGACGCTGGCAAGTCTGCGGCTGCTCTCAAGGAACTGCAATCGGCACTCGACGCGAAACCGGCCGCGCTTGCGGACCTCGCGGACAAGGATTTCGCGAAAGTCCCGCTGACGAAGGCCGACGCCGCGACCGCACGCGAACTGCTGTGGAAGGCCCACGCCGCCACTATCAAGAAGGAGCGCGCGGCCGAGGTGAAGGATCTGGTCATCAAGGACGGCAAACTGGAAATGCCGTTCTTCATGAAGACGTTCGGCGAGAAACCCAAGGGCGGCCGGAGTCTGTGGATCTCGCTCCACGGCGGGGGCGGGGCGCCGAAGCAAGTGAACGACCAGCAGTGGGAAAACCAGAAGAAGCTTTACACGGTGGAGGAGGGGATCTACCTCGCGCCGCGTGCGCCCACCAATACGTGGAACTTGTGGCACGAGGGGCACATCGACCGCATGTTCGGCCGGCTCATCGAAGACCTCATTGTGCTCGAAGACGTGAACCCGAACCGGGTGTACGTGCTCGGGTATTCGGCCGGTGGCGACGGCGTGTATCAGATGGGGCCGCGCATGGCCGATTACTGGGCCGGCGCCGCGATGATGGCGGGGCACCCCAACGGCGTGTCGCTGCTCTCGCTGCGGAACGTGCCGTTCGCGCTACAAGTGGGCGGTAACGACACGGCTTACAATCGCCACAAAGTCGGGAAGGAGTACGGCGAGCAACTCGACAAGCTCCAGAAGGACGACCCGAAGGGCTACGAGCACTTCGTGAAGATCCACGAGGGCAAGGGCCACTGGATGAACCTGGAGGACAAGGCCGCGCTGCCGTGGATGGCGAAGTTCACGCGCAACCCGGTCCCCGATCGCGTGGTGTGGAAGCAGACCGGCACTCCGCACGATCGCTCGTACTGGCTCGCGGTGCCGACGGCTGATGCGAAGGGGGATTCGCTCGTGATCGCGAAGCACACGGGGCAGGTGGTCGAGATCACGGACGCGGAGAAGGTGTCGAAGCTCCTGGTGCGGTTCGACGACCAGATGGCCGATCTCGACAAACCCGTGGAAGTGAAGCACGCGGGCAAAACGCTTTTCACCGGCCCCGCGCCGCGCACCGTGGGCACGCTGGTGAAGACGCTCAACGGCCGCGGCGACCTCGGGCTGATCTTCGACGCGGAAGTGGAAGTGACCGTCGGCGCGGGGAAGTAAGCACGGTGGTCACAGGATGTGGGACTTGCGGTAGTGGTTGGTGGCGCCGAAACCGCTGACCATTACTGGAAACGTCTCCTGACTCGCGCTGATCTGTGCGCCTATGAGTTGCGTAAGTAGAGGGCTGGAAAATGTTTGAATTTTCAGGTCTGCCACACCCAGATTCTTACCTCATCAGCGTACCGGTCGTCAAAGGATACGCAGTAATCCGAGAGCGTCTTCGTCGCGATACCGGTGCCGACGCAATCGTTGCCAGATCTGGTCCGCTTCTCCGACGGGGCTTAAGAGGAACGCGAGTTCGCCTTTTGCTGGCATGACGAGACGTGCGCCGAGCCGTTCAGCCAACCCATCGAGTAATCCTACCGTTTGGTCTTCTCCGTCTCCGTATTCTTCTCGTGCTTCGATCCACAATTGTCGGAGCGCCGGGAGCCACGGCGCAGAGGCTAGCGCGTTTACCGACTCATCCGTCAGGCTAAAGGCGTCTAGGCACAGTCGGCGCAGGTTCTTGAGTTGCCGGCACTGAGCAAGTGTAACAATGTCCTCACCTTGGAGATCGGTGAACGAAAGATCGAGTTCGGTCAGTCCACTAAGCCCTTTCCACCGAAGCAACTGCAGCAGTGCCGGCCCGTCGAGCTGACAGTCACAAAAACCCAAGTGAGTCAGCCCGGTCAACGACTGGGAATTGATCAGAGCCCGAATGCCGGATTCACCGAGGAAGTGGCTTGTACGGTTGTCGCTCCTCACCGTCAACTTACGGACAGTTCCGAGGTGACCCGCGCTCGCGAGGGCCATCAGCCCATCATTTTCAATTTGGCTACCGTCGAAATCCAGTACCGTAAGGTTGCGCAAGTGGCCACCCGAGGCCACAAATCGCGCAGCCGCGGGCTCATCGGGGTAGGGCACTTCGAGGTGGACAAGGTCCAAATTGGCGAGATAAGGGGATGCGACCACGCGACCAACTATCCCCGTAGCTCCTTCGCAACTGAGACCCGCGAGCCGCGTCAGAAGTGGCGAACCTGCCAACCACTCAGCATCAGACTCTCCAGTTAAATAGAAGTCTGCCATCCGAATCGGTGCCACGGAGAAGGCCGCCTCGACGCGCTCGCGGACTCGGTCATCTCCAAACTGTACCCCAGCAAGGAACCCGCGGTGGTAGACGTGTGGCAAGTCGCCAATAAGAGATTTGGCCAGCAAATTGGAGGCTTGCCACGCCGCGATGAGGCGGTGCTTTAGGCTTTCGTTCGGAGGGGCGTCGGTCGGTCTGCGATCCCACTCGATGTGGAGGCGGATGAACGTCGCGTGGGCGTGCGCAGCGTCAGAGGTGGCGTTCTCGTCGAGCCAGTCGGCGTAGGCTAGGCGCGGAGTATCTTCTTCCGGTCGTGCAAGAATCGCGGCGTGTAGTGCGTCGCCGTCGTTCATGATGTCTTCTCTTCCTGTACTCTGTGCGAACGCCGATCGACGTGAACCGGTTTCTCAGGAGATTCTGCCTACTATCGCGTCTTTTCTTTCACCTCGGTACCAGTTTCCGGGTTGATGCGCAGGTTCAGTTTCTCGTTCGCGTTGGTGTAGAAGAAGAACCCGAACATCATTTCGTGGCGCGTCTGCGGGCCGTTGCGCACGGTCGCCTGCGGGTCCGGGTTGTACGGGTTGAACGCCGAGTTATCGTACCGGGCCACGCACTCCAGGCGCGTGCCCTTGGGCAGCACCTTCTTGCCCGGCTCCCAGCGGTATGGTACCTGCCACGAGAAGTTGTAGTTCGCGACGACGAGGAGCGGGTCGCGCGTGCCGTCGGGCGCGTGCGCGGTGAACGTCATGTCCTTCCCGCGCAAGTGCATGTGGGCGAACAGACCGACCCCCACCACGTCGGTATCGAGCACGCGGCGCGCGGTCACTTTGTGCGCCGGCGCGCCGGGCGGGATCGCAAACTTGCTGTCCGTGAGCTGGATGTTGCGGAGCTGCTGTTGCACGACATTACGCGGGTACCGCAGCCCAACCGACAGGCGGCACTTTTCCTCTTTGCCGGTCGAAACGAAGTGGATTTGCAGCGCGAGAATCGATCCTTTTGGGATCCGGAACGCGACGCCGCTATCAAGATTCATCGGCTCGCCGCCGGGCACGTACCCGGTGACGAAGTTCTCTTCCTTGAAACCCGACGCGAGGCTACCGAACGCGAGGTTGGCGTGGTGCAGCACGCGCGGGTTGTCGGACGTGATTTGTACTCCCTGCACCCATGTGTCTTCGGTGAAGTTGTGTAGCAGGATCGCGTACTTGTACGGGATGTCTCCTTTGGTGGGCAGCTCGAAGTTCGTTGACTCCAGTACCAGATCCGGCTTCCCGATGAGCCATTTGTCCTTCGACTCGCTCGGCGGCGCGGGCACTTTCGTGAGGTCACCCGGTGCGGCGTCGGTACGAGCCCAGTCGGTGAGGACGGTGCGCTCGTCGTCCGACAACCCGCGCCGGTTCACGAACGGCCCGAAGTCGTGGATCGCGAACCACGGCGGCATCCGTTGGTCCCGGACGACTTCCGCGATCGCGGCGGCTCGTGCGGACGCTTGCTTGTAGGTCGTGAGCGCGAACGGTGCTGACCCGCCGGCTTTGTGGCACTCCGCGCAGTGCTTCCGGAGAATCGGCGCCACGTGCTCGGCGAAGTTCACATTCTTTGGCTTCGTCGACTTGGGGAACGTGATCGGGCAGCCGTCGACCTCGGTTTCGGGCGTTGCGACTTTCTGGCCCGCGAGTACCGCGTCGAGCGCGTCTTTGAGTTCGTGGGTCGTGGGCTTCGCGCGGTTCCCGCGGAGCCGGTATTGGTCGTCGATGCGCCCGCGGTAGCGGATCGCGTGATCGGCATCGAGCACGACCACCTCCGGCGTGCGCTTCACCCCGAGTGCGCGGGCGACCGAGCCGTCGAAATCCTTCACGAAGGGGAACTCGACGTCGTACTTCACCGACTGCGTGGCGATCGCGATGAGCGTGTCTTCGTCGGCCGCGTTGACCGCGACAAACTGGACCCCTTTGGGGCGGTATTCTGTTTCGAGCGCCTGGAGCGTGGGTAAGTACCGCTGAACGACCGGGCACGTCGTGTTGGTGAACACGAATACGAGTGCCTTCTTCGTCCCGAAGTCGGCCGAGGTGCGCGGGAGCGATCGCGTGTCCGTGAATTTGAGCTTGTCGACACGGGTGCCGATCTTCACTGCGTCTTCTGAGCGCGCTGTGTGAGCCGAAAGGAGTACGAACACGAGTGCGAAGAGGGGGCGCATATCAAACCTCGCAGAAGGAGCGTGCGGGGTATGAAAAAAGGAGCGTGCGGGGTATGAAAAAGCATACCCCCTCCCTGAAGGGAAAGGGAAGAAAGAACAGTAGACTGCTCTTCCTCCCCTTCCCTTCAGGGAGGGGGTTGGGGGGTAGGTTCTTCCGCGCCTACTCGTCGGACGGCTTTGCGGTGGAGCCGGGCGCGGGCGGGGTGGAGCCGGGCATACCGGGGTACGCACCGGGCAGGTTCGCCATCACGGTTTGGTTCTTCGACTGTACCTCGCCAGAGGCGTCGAGGAAGATCTTGTCTTGCAGGATCTCCTGGATCACGATCGCCATGCGGTCCGAAATGCCGCGCGCGTCCACTTGCGGCTTGGCGCCCGTGTTCAGCGCCACCATGCGCTTCTGGATGAGCGTGGACAGTTTGAACCGCCCGCCCACCTTGTTCACGATCCCTTCTTCTTTCAGTTCGTCGAGCATGCGGTTCTCCCTAGGTGTTGAAGCGCTCGCGGATGACTCGTTCGAGTTCGCGGACGGCTTCGGAAAGTTCGCTGTTTATGATCCGGTGCTGAAACTCGTTGGCCCGTGCTAGCTCTTCTTGGGCCGTAGCCAATCGCCGTTTGATCCGTTCTTCGCTCGTGTCGTTCCGCCCGCGGAGCCGGGCTTCCAGTTCCGGAAAGCTCGGCGGTTCGATGAACACCGACAGGTGATCGTTCGGGAGTTTCTCGCGGATGCGTGCCGCGCCCTGCACGTCGATCACCAGAATCACGCCCGTGCCCCGTGCCCGGTGCGGGTCCACTTCACTCTTGGGCGTGCCGTAGAAGTCGCGTCCGAACACCACCGCGTGTTCCAGTAACCGGTCGTCGTCAATGGCCCGGCGGAACTCGTCCTCGCTCCAAAAGTGGTAGTCGGTGCCGTCTACCTCGCCCGGGCGTTCTCCCCGGGTCGTCGCGGTCACCGCGCGTCGGAGGGGTAAGGTCGCTTTCGTTTCGGCGAGCAACCGGTCCACAACGGTCGTTTTCCCAACCCCACTGGGACCGGAAACGACAATCAAAGGAGCGCGGAGCGTGGAACGTGGAGCGCGGAGTTCGGAACCGGTGGGCAGTCCGCCGGCCACGCACTCGGCTGTCGAGGGATCGTTCCGCATTCCGCGCTCCGCACTCCGCGTTTCGGCTACTCCACGTTTTGGACCTGCTCGCGCAGCTTCTCCAGCGTCGATTTCATCTCAACGACGTGCCGGCTGATGGCCACGTCGCCGGCCTTCGAGCCGATCGTGTTCGTCTCGCGGCCCATTTCCTGGATGACGAATTCGAGTTTGCGCCCGGCCTCGTCGCCCTTGCGGATCAGTTCCGCGAACTGTTCGAGGTGGCTCGTCAGTCGCATCACCTCTTCGGACACGTCGGTGCGGTCGGCGAACAGCGCGACCTCGCGGATGACGGTTTCCGCGTTCAGCACGAGTCCCGCGTCCGCGACCGCCTGTCGCACGCGGTCCAGGATGCGCTGGCGGTACTCGGTCACGACCCCGGGCAACAGCGTGCGAATGGCCGCGAGTTGCTCCGCGATGACAGCGTGGTGGGCGAGCAGTTCCGCCGCGACCGCTTTGCCCTCTTCGCGCCGCATCTGGTTGAGCTTCACCAGAGCGGCATCAAGAGCCTTTTCGACCACCGGCCATTCGTCGTCGGGTGGCGTACCGCCGTTGCGTGTTTCGGGAGCCACTCCCGGTAAACTCAGCGCGCCCGCCGAGAGCGGCGCAACTAATTCCGGGGTACCGGCTTCGGCGCACGAGGTCCGAATCTGCTTCAGGTAATCGGCCAGGACTTTGGTGTTCAGTGCGGGGGCCGCCGCGTGTCCCTGGCGCTCGACCCGAATGTGAACGTGGAGCGTGCCGCGCCGGACGTGTCGGCGGACGACCTTCTCCAGTTCGCTCTCGTAGAGTGGGTACGGGTCCGAGCCGCGGACGGTCAGCTTCAGGTGCCGGTTGTTGACCGCTCGCACTTCGACGGACACACCGAGGGCGTCGGTCTCGATGCGGGCCGCGCCGAACCCGGTCATGCTGAGCAACACGCCGGTGGCCTCGCGGAAAAGGGACACGGTAACGGGCGGGACGGTTCGGGAGAGGGAACGCACGAACCGCTCCGTCGTTGGGAGCGGTTCGCGTAAATTCGATTTTCGCCTAACTCAGCTCGTGATCGTCGTTTGCGAGCTGTTCTTGTCGGCTTCCACGTTGTACTTGACGACCTTGACGTGGATCATGATGACCAGCACCCACACGCCCGCGAGCCACAGGGTGATCTTCACGAACTGGTCCGCGGCGCGCGACCCGAACGGGCTGGACCCGCCCGCCCCACCGAACGCACCGGCCAGCCCGCCGCCCTTACCGCGCTGGATCAGCACGAGCAGCATCAGCAGGAAGCCGATCGCGAGAACGATGACGTTGAGTGCGTGCGAGTACCAAGCGGCGGCGAAAAGATCCACGACCAACCTCCACTCTGCGGGCGGCGTTCGTGCCGCCGTGCCTGACCGGTTGAACTGTTACTCTAGTAACGATCGTACCCATCGAAAAGGCTACCCGCCGGCGGCCTTCACGATCGCGACGAAGGAGTCGGCCTTGAGACTCGCCCCACCGACGAGGGCGCCGTCCACGTCCGGCTTGCTCATCAGCCCGGCAGTGGTTTCGGGCGTGACGGAGCCGCCGTAGAGGATTGGAGTCGTATCGGCGATTTTATCGCCGTAAAGTTGGCGGAGTTTCGTGCGAACGAAGGCGTGGGCCTCCTGCGCCTGGTCCGGCGTCGCGACTTTACCGGTCCCGATGGCCCAGACCGGCTCATAAGCGATCACCAACCGCTGGAACTGTTCGTCGGTCAGACCGGCGCAGGCGGCGAACACCTGGCGCTGGAACACGCGCTCTTGCAGGTTGCGTTCGCGCTCCGCGAGGGTTTCGCCCATGCACAGGATCACGCTCAGCCCCTCTTCGAGGGCGGTGTGGACCTTGTGGTTGATGGCCGTTTCGCTCTCGCCGAGGATGTGCCGGCGCTCGCTGTGGCCGACGATGGCGTACTTGCACCCGGCCTCGATGAGCATCGCGGGGCTGACTTCGCCGGTGAACGCCCCCTTCTTCTCGTAGTGGACGTCCTGGGCGCCGAGGGCGACGGCCGATCCCTTAATCGCCTCGCCGACGGGAACCAACCACGGGAACGGCGGGCACACCGCGACCGTCACATTCGTGTCGGTGCCGACGCCCTTCGCCACCGCCGCGCCGAGCGCCTTGGCCTCGGCGAGCGTGGTGTTCATCTTCCAGTTCCCGGCAACGAACTTCTTTCGCGTCGGCATTGCGTTAATTCCCGTAGCAGGCAGAACTTCGATTGGTCAGCGGGGACCGATCAGGATCGCGATCCAAATAAACGCACTGAGTACCGCGACGATCGCTGTGGAGATATCGAGCCCGACCACCAGCAAACGTCCGCGTTCCGCCCGCGTTTCGAAACGCTCTCGGGCGCGGACCGCGATGTAAATAATCAACCCGAACCAAGCCAGCACGAGCACCAGGCTTTGCGAAAGCAGCAACTCACCCGCGGTTCCCGGCGAAACCCGCCGCCCCCAGTACAGCCCACCCGTGACGCCCGTGAGGGCGTGCAAACCGAGCATCTGGAGTACACGCGGCCCCCACCGGTTCCAGGTGTCCGGTGGGGGAGGGGGTGGCCACCACTCGGACTCTTCGTGAACAACGTCGGGGCCGAACGAATAATCCGGCGCGGCCTCGGCGGGCCACCACTCGGAATCATCGGGCGCGTTGGGAGCTTCCATCGCCGCACCGGTCCGGGATCGGGCTTACTTTTCCGGCGGCGCCCAGAACTCGCGGCCCAGGGCAACGGCGAGCCTGCGGAGGTCGCCCATCAGGTCGAGAAACTGGTGCGGCAGCAGCGCCTGTGGGCCGTCCGAGAGCGCCTTTTCCGGGCAGTTGTGGACTTCGACGTGGATACCGTCGGAACCCGCGGCGACGCTCGCCCGGCACATGCTCGGGATGAGGTCGGGGCGCCCGGTCGCGTGCGACGGGTCCACGATGATGGGCAGGTGGCTCTGGCCCTTCACGTTCGGCACCGCGCTCATGTCGAGCATGTTCCGCGTGCTGTCCTCGAAGCTCCGGACCCCGCGCTCGCACAGCACCACGTCCTTGTTACCCTCGGACAACACGTACTCGGCCGACATGAGCAGGTCTTTGACGGTCGCGCTCATCCCGCGCTTCAGGAGCACCGGCTTCATCGCCTTGCCGCACTCTTTCAGCAGGTCGAAGTTCTGCATGTTCCGGGCGCCGATCTGGAGCATGTCCGCGTACCGGCACACGAGATCGACCTGCCGCGGGTCCATGACTTCCGTCACGACGGGCATGTCGTACTTGTCGCCCACGTCGCGGAGGATCTTCAGCCCGTCCTCACCCATCCCCTGGAAGGCGTAGGGGCTGGTACGCGGTTTGAACGCGCCGCCGCGGAGGATGTTCGCGCCGCCGGCCTTCACGTACTTCGCGATCGTGTCGAGAACTTCGTACCCCTCGATGGCGCACGGCCCGGCGATCATGGCGAGGCTGCCGCCGCCGATCTTCACCTTGCCCACGTAGACCGAGCTGTCCGACTTGTGGAACTCGCGGCTCGCGAGTTTGAACGGCTTCATGATGCGCAAAACTTGCTCGACCCCCGGGATCGCGGAAAAGTTTTCCGTGCCGGGCTTCGCTTCGTCACCGATCACGCCGATGATGGTCCGGCTCTCGCCCCGGCTCACGTGCGGGGTATAGCCCAGGTCGCGCACCCGCTCGATCACGTGGTCGATCTGTTCAAGCGTCGCGTCGGGCCGGATGACGAGGATCATGAAAGAGCTATCGGGTTAAGTGGAGAGACTGCATGGGGCAGGTACAATAATCTTACTAACCGGAGCCGAATAATGCAGGGCGCGGGCCGCACACAATTAGGCGGCCCGCCCTCGATTTCTCTCCGAGCTTATTCGCCGTCCGCTCGGGCTAACGGGAACGAGCCGAGAACGGTCACGGACTCGCACATGTCTTCGAGAACGGCGAGCACCTTCTTCACCCGCGTGTCCTCGCGGTGACCGTCGAAGTCCACGAAGAACACGTACTCGCCCTTCACCTCGCGGAACGGGAAAGACTCGATCCAGGTGAGGTTGATCTTGTTCTGCTTGAACGCGGTCAGCACGTCGGCCAGCGCTCCTGGCGTGTGAGCGATCTGGAACATCAGGGCCGTCTTGTCGGTGCCGGTCTTGGCCGAGTCCGTGGCGCCGATCACGGCGAACCGCGTTTCGTTGAACGGCGAGTCCGCGATGTTTTCCGCCAGGATGCCGAGGTTGTAGCGCACAGCCGCCTCGCGGCTGGCCACGGCCGCAGCGATGTTCGGCTCGGTTTGCACGAGCCGGGCCGCGTCCGCGGTGCTAGAGACGGGGTGGAACGTCGCGTTCGGCAGGTTCTTCGCGAGCCAGTTGCGGCACTGGCTCAGCGCCTGTTCCTTCGAGTACACGCGGCGCACTTCGGCCTGGGCGCAGTTCGCGAGCAGGTGGTGCCGCACGCGGAGCCGGATCTCGGAGCAGATCTTCACCTGGTCCGGGAACCGCATGAACATTTCCAGCGTGTCCACTACCCGACCATCGGTCGAGTTTTCCAGCGGCACCACGCCGAAGTCCGCGTGCTTGCGGTTCAGTTCCTCGAACACGGCTGCGATGTTGGCCGTGCGGTTGTAGATCGACGCTTCGCCGAACCGCTGGATCGCGGCGAGGTGGCTGTAACTGTACTCCGGCCCCAGGTACGCAATCTTCTGCTGCTTCTGGATCGCACGCGACCCGCTGATGAGTTCGCGGAAGATCGCCTTCACGGTGATCGTGGAGAGCGGCCCCTTATGCGCGTCGAGGACGTTCGTGAGAACCTCTTCCTCGCGCGCGGCGGAAAACACGTTCCCGCCCTGATCTTCTTTAACTTTCCCGATTTGCGCCGCGACCGAGGCCCGCTTGTTGAGCAGTTCGAGAATGTTCAGATCGAGCTTGTCGATCTGCCCTCGAAGTGCTGCCAGGTTCGAGGCGCCTTTGTCGGGCGCGGAGTTGGAATTGGATTCGCTTTTGCTGCGTGCCATATCCGGTTCCGCGTGCGGTAGTTCACTGATGAATGCGGTGACTCTACCGGTGTGATATGAGTGCGTCAACGAAATGGGGGCACTCGGGTTACCAAAGTGGCCCGAAACGGGTGAGTGGCCGCTCACCCATGTGCGAGATTGACCCGAGCTGCAATCCCATCACTGACGGGGAGTTGCGGCGAGACTGCTGATTTGGCAGGCGGCGAAAAAGTTGCGATCATGCCTCGTCTTGCAGCAACGTCACAAGTCGTGAAATTATCAGTTGTTGTGCGATTACTACCGAAGCAGGTGGGTAGTCGGCATGGTGATTGCAGTGGAAGCGGGAAAAACTTTGAATCGCCGAAGAGTGTAGGGCATCCAATCTCGGTGAAATGACACAACCCCGGACCGACCGACTCGGTGTCACAGAGTGCCCTAAACGAGGGATAAACTGACAGCGGGTTTTGGTGACGAGTGACCGGGGGAAACAGTAAAATTAACGTCACAAACAGGAGATAGCAAAATGGCCGAAGAAAAAATCATCGGTATCGACTTGGGCACCACGAACTCGGTCGTCGCCGTGATGGACGGCACCTCCGTGAAGGTGATCCCGAACCAGGACGGTAACGCTACCACCCCGAGCATCGTTGCGTTTACGGACAAGGGCGACCGGCTCGTCGGCGACCAGGCGAAGCGTCAGGCGGTCACGAACCCGAAGCGGACCATTTACTCGATCAAGCGGTTCATGGGTCGGCGCCACAACGAGGTGGAGAGCGAAGAGAAGCTTGTCCCCTACAAGCTCGTTGGTGGCCCGAACGACCTCGTGAAGGTGGACATCGACGGCAAGCAGTTCTCGCCGCCGGAAATCTCCGCCATGATCCTCCGCAAACTGAAGGAAGCGGCGGAAGCGTACCTCGGGCACACCGTGCGCAAGGCGGTCATCACCGTCCCGGCGTACTTCAACGACGCCCAGCGCCAGGCCACCATCGACGCGGCGGCCATCGCCGGGTTCGACACCGAGTACGAGATCCGCGGTAAGGACGGCAAGATCGTCAAGCAGCGGATGCGGATCATCAACGAGCCGACCGCGGGTGCTCTCGCTTACGCACTGGACAAGAAGCAGGACCAGAAGATCGCGGTGTTCGACCTCGGCGGCGGGACGTTCGACATCTCGATCCTCGATGTGGGCGAGGACGGCGTCTTCCAGGTGAAGAGCACCAACGGCGACACGCACCTGGGCGGCGACGACTTCGACCAGGTGCTGATGGACCACATCGCCGACGAGTTCAAGAAGCAGAACGGGATCGACCTGCGCAAGGACGCGATGGCGATGCAGCGGCTCAAGGTGGCCGCGGAGCAAGCGAAGAAGGATCTGAGCCAACAGGTGAACGTGGACATCAACCTCCCGTTCATCACGGCCGACGCGGACCGCAACCCGCTCCACCTGGTGATGTCCATCAACCGCAACCAGTTCGAGCGGTTGGCGGAGCACCTCATCGAGCGGTGCAAGAAGCCGGTGCTCGCGGCCCTCAAGGACGCGAAGTTCACGCCGGCCCAGATCGACGAGGTCGTGATGGTCGGCGGGATGACCCGCATGCCGCGCGTGCAGCAGTTGGTGAAGGAGATCTTCGGCAAGGAGGGGCACAAGGGCGTGAACCCGGACGAGGTCGTCGCGATCGGTGCGGCGATCCAGGGCGCGCAACTGCTCCTCGGGGCCGCGGCCGACATCCAACTGCTCGACGTGACCCCGCTCTCGCTCGGGCTGGAAACGCTCGGCGGCGTGCTCACGGTCATGATCCCGCGGAACACGACGATCCCGAAGAAGGCGAGCGAGAAGTTCACCACCGCGGCGGACAACCAGCCGTCGGTCGAGATCCAGGTGTTCCAGGGCGAGCGCCCGATGGCCCAGGACAACAAGCTGATCGGCAAGTTCCACCTGGACGGCATCCCGCCCGCGCCGCGCCAGGTTCCGCAAATCGAGGTGACGTTCGAGATCGACGCGAACGGCGTGCTCTCGGTCGGCGCCAAGGATCTGGGCACCGGTAAGGAACAGCAGATCCGCATCGAGGGCTCGTCCGGGATGAACAAGGACGAGGTCGAGAAGATGAAGCGCGACGCGGAACTGCACGCGGACGAGGACAAGCAGAAGCGCGAGTTCGCGGACGCCAAGAACGGTGGCGAGACCCTGATCCACCAGATCGAGAAGATGTTCGCGGACGCCGGCGACAAGCTGACGGACGCGAACAAGGCACCGATCAACGCGGCCATCAGCAAGCTCCGGGA
This region of Gemmata massiliana genomic DNA includes:
- the dnaK gene encoding molecular chaperone DnaK: MAEEKIIGIDLGTTNSVVAVMDGTSVKVIPNQDGNATTPSIVAFTDKGDRLVGDQAKRQAVTNPKRTIYSIKRFMGRRHNEVESEEKLVPYKLVGGPNDLVKVDIDGKQFSPPEISAMILRKLKEAAEAYLGHTVRKAVITVPAYFNDAQRQATIDAAAIAGFDTEYEIRGKDGKIVKQRMRIINEPTAGALAYALDKKQDQKIAVFDLGGGTFDISILDVGEDGVFQVKSTNGDTHLGGDDFDQVLMDHIADEFKKQNGIDLRKDAMAMQRLKVAAEQAKKDLSQQVNVDINLPFITADADRNPLHLVMSINRNQFERLAEHLIERCKKPVLAALKDAKFTPAQIDEVVMVGGMTRMPRVQQLVKEIFGKEGHKGVNPDEVVAIGAAIQGAQLLLGAAADIQLLDVTPLSLGLETLGGVLTVMIPRNTTIPKKASEKFTTAADNQPSVEIQVFQGERPMAQDNKLIGKFHLDGIPPAPRQVPQIEVTFEIDANGVLSVGAKDLGTGKEQQIRIEGSSGMNKDEVEKMKRDAELHADEDKQKREFADAKNGGETLIHQIEKMFADAGDKLTDANKAPINAAISKLREAIGRNDLVAVKAATAELQQASQAMSQHMHANAGGASPAGAEGKKDGPDDVIDAEYEVKK
- the aroF gene encoding 3-deoxy-7-phosphoheptulonate synthase codes for the protein MILVIRPDATLEQIDHVIERVRDLGYTPHVSRGESRTIIGVIGDEAKPGTENFSAIPGVEQVLRIMKPFKLASREFHKSDSSVYVGKVKIGGGSLAMIAGPCAIEGYEVLDTIAKYVKAGGANILRGGAFKPRTSPYAFQGMGEDGLKILRDVGDKYDMPVVTEVMDPRQVDLVCRYADMLQIGARNMQNFDLLKECGKAMKPVLLKRGMSATVKDLLMSAEYVLSEGNKDVVLCERGVRSFEDSTRNMLDMSAVPNVKGQSHLPIIVDPSHATGRPDLIPSMCRASVAAGSDGIHVEVHNCPEKALSDGPQALLPHQFLDLMGDLRRLAVALGREFWAPPEK
- the tpiA gene encoding triose-phosphate isomerase → MPTRKKFVAGNWKMNTTLAEAKALGAAVAKGVGTDTNVTVAVCPPFPWLVPVGEAIKGSAVALGAQDVHYEKKGAFTGEVSPAMLIEAGCKYAIVGHSERRHILGESETAINHKVHTALEEGLSVILCMGETLAERERNLQERVFQRQVFAACAGLTDEQFQRLVIAYEPVWAIGTGKVATPDQAQEAHAFVRTKLRQLYGDKIADTTPILYGGSVTPETTAGLMSKPDVDGALVGGASLKADSFVAIVKAAGG
- the pheA gene encoding prephenate dehydratase, which produces MARSKSESNSNSAPDKGASNLAALRGQIDKLDLNILELLNKRASVAAQIGKVKEDQGGNVFSAAREEEVLTNVLDAHKGPLSTITVKAIFRELISGSRAIQKQQKIAYLGPEYSYSHLAAIQRFGEASIYNRTANIAAVFEELNRKHADFGVVPLENSTDGRVVDTLEMFMRFPDQVKICSEIRLRVRHHLLANCAQAEVRRVYSKEQALSQCRNWLAKNLPNATFHPVSSTADAARLVQTEPNIAAAVASREAAVRYNLGILAENIADSPFNETRFAVIGATDSAKTGTDKTALMFQIAHTPGALADVLTAFKQNKINLTWIESFPFREVKGEYVFFVDFDGHREDTRVKKVLAVLEDMCESVTVLGSFPLARADGE